A stretch of the Coprobacillus cateniformis genome encodes the following:
- a CDS encoding DNA alkylation repair protein, which yields MNYQDIIHQLHNLSSEKYKSHIIKMGIPALNCLGVPLQDIRQLAKTIGHSNQLGFQLWKSQYHDAKLLAVLIFEYKQMTFDDINLLIKDVISWDLCNHLCKNLIIKIKGYQLLIPQWVTSQHIYVKRAAFVLLACDVIHNKNILDSTLDTYLHFIRDYSHDEHIHIKKAISTALKEIGKKDFDYHEKALLLSYELIQDGDKVQRWIANDAKKELEKLVKVQGRSRLISRHSLMGKEEH from the coding sequence ATGAATTATCAAGACATTATTCATCAACTTCATAACTTATCTTCTGAAAAATATAAATCGCATATCATAAAAATGGGAATTCCTGCATTAAATTGCTTAGGCGTTCCTCTCCAAGATATTCGTCAGCTTGCAAAAACAATTGGACATTCAAATCAACTTGGCTTTCAATTATGGAAAAGCCAATATCATGATGCGAAATTGCTAGCAGTTTTGATTTTTGAATATAAGCAGATGACATTTGATGATATTAATCTTCTCATAAAAGATGTTATATCTTGGGATTTATGTAATCATCTTTGTAAAAATCTTATTATCAAGATAAAGGGATATCAGTTACTGATTCCACAATGGGTAACATCTCAGCATATTTATGTCAAAAGAGCAGCTTTTGTTTTATTAGCATGTGATGTGATTCACAATAAAAACATCCTTGATTCAACTTTAGATACTTATCTTCATTTTATTAGAGATTATTCACATGATGAACATATCCATATTAAGAAAGCAATTTCTACAGCTTTAAAAGAAATAGGCAAAAAAGATTTTGACTATCATGAAAAAGCATTATTATTATCATATGAATTGATTCAAGATGGAGATAAAGTCCAAAGATGGATTGCTAATGATGCAAAAAAAGAACTTGAAAAACTTGTGAAAGTTCAAGGGCGATCAAGATTAATATCACGTCATTCATTAATGGGTAAAGAGGAGCATTAA
- a CDS encoding AraC family transcriptional regulator, whose product MEWIDRFNQAIDYIEEHLITEINYEELAKITNCSRYHFQKIFLYMTSISLNEYIRKRRMSLAAVDLQDLKMRIVDIAFKYGYESPTAFNRAFQSIHGIAPSTLRKEGIELVAFPPLHFSFSIQGLEELHFRIENKQSFQIIGKSFPLNKELSENFLKIPKHWNQALADGTLKQLMEINNCMPTGLLGVSIHYHDDWRYFIAVSSTLSHPQFEEYTIDKAMWAVFSGQGSNKTLQDLERRVITEWLPTSGYEYADIPDIEVYIKADPQDAIYEYWLPIIKK is encoded by the coding sequence ATGGAATGGATTGATCGTTTTAATCAAGCAATTGATTATATAGAAGAACATCTCATAACTGAAATAAATTATGAAGAACTTGCCAAAATAACAAACTGCTCTAGATATCATTTTCAAAAAATATTTCTCTATATGACAAGTATATCACTCAATGAATATATTCGTAAACGTCGTATGTCTCTTGCTGCTGTTGATCTACAAGATCTCAAAATGAGAATTGTTGATATAGCTTTTAAATATGGTTATGAATCACCCACCGCCTTTAATCGAGCTTTTCAATCAATACATGGAATTGCCCCCTCAACACTCAGAAAAGAAGGAATTGAACTTGTTGCTTTTCCACCCCTTCATTTTTCATTTTCTATTCAAGGATTAGAAGAACTCCATTTTAGAATCGAAAATAAACAATCTTTTCAGATTATCGGAAAAAGTTTTCCTTTAAATAAAGAACTATCAGAAAATTTCTTAAAGATTCCTAAACATTGGAATCAAGCTTTAGCTGATGGCACATTAAAACAATTAATGGAAATAAACAATTGTATGCCAACAGGACTATTAGGAGTCAGTATACATTATCACGACGACTGGAGATATTTTATTGCAGTAAGTTCAACACTATCCCATCCACAATTTGAAGAATATACAATTGATAAGGCAATGTGGGCAGTCTTTTCAGGTCAAGGCAGCAATAAAACTCTTCAGGATTTAGAACGCCGTGTTATTACAGAATGGTTACCAACCTCAGGTTATGAGTACGCTGATATCCCAGATATAGAAGTTTATATTAAGGCGGATCCTCAAGATGCTATTTATGAATATTGGTTGCCAATTATAAAAAAATAA
- a CDS encoding putative immunity protein — protein MLGNINDTTLVSLMNMIETQSASTLAKWALDYVEEHVLMLCHHAFVEDMKIAIQTSRQYINQERTSQELKKVLKDTKVILKDVHDPVNMAAIRAILTACATYDTPTNALGFTFYAVAAIVYSEVGLFESKQKYDQLAKEKFKDILYSFQLIAVNDEVNPVKVKWYC, from the coding sequence ATGTTAGGAAATATTAATGATACAACTCTTGTATCTTTAATGAATATGATTGAAACCCAAAGTGCAAGTACACTAGCAAAATGGGCATTGGATTATGTGGAAGAACATGTACTCATGTTATGTCATCATGCTTTTGTTGAGGATATGAAAATAGCAATCCAGACTTCACGACAATATATCAATCAAGAGAGAACATCTCAAGAATTAAAAAAAGTTCTCAAAGATACAAAAGTCATTTTAAAAGATGTTCATGATCCTGTTAATATGGCAGCTATACGTGCTATTTTAACAGCATGTGCAACATATGATACACCAACAAATGCATTGGGATTTACTTTTTATGCAGTTGCTGCAATTGTGTATAGTGAAGTCGGATTATTTGAATCAAAGCAAAAATATGATCAACTTGCTAAAGAAAAATTTAAGGACATCCTTTATTCTTTTCAATTGATTGCTGTTAATGATGAAGTCAATCCTGTGAAAGTCAAATGGTATTGTTAA
- a CDS encoding BtrH N-terminal domain-containing protein: MKKIIEDFIPQGGKHCITNALKQVLSYYDYPISEAMIFGIASGLSFLYLNQSISPMINGRTKVFEFEEKLAKRLHITIKCKSGKDYTRIFNMTKKMIDENHPVLIYVDMPYLHYLGMNPNSHFGGHAVVLYGYDDETREFWVSDRDNHDFPIRVPTGKINQDYHLVHYDELERARCSSHRPFPASYKYLMFDFHDYQKIDKLTIKEAILETCETMLNPPAQLLGINGIWKFSKEILKWKQFSDYKLRTAGVTNYFQISHDGGTGGGIFRQLYGEFLIEASLIVNADILNSIGQQFIDVSHQWDLLADDLWQLSLDGDVRLLKKMSQSIQDIYMIEKNLYIRLQKTVHNL, encoded by the coding sequence ATGAAAAAAATTATTGAGGATTTTATACCTCAAGGAGGTAAACATTGTATTACAAATGCACTGAAACAAGTTCTTTCTTATTATGATTATCCTATATCAGAAGCTATGATTTTTGGAATTGCATCGGGTTTATCTTTTTTATATTTAAATCAATCTATATCTCCAATGATTAATGGGAGAACGAAAGTATTTGAATTTGAAGAAAAATTAGCCAAGCGTCTACATATCACAATTAAGTGTAAATCTGGTAAAGATTATACACGTATATTTAACATGACAAAGAAAATGATAGATGAAAATCATCCAGTATTAATCTATGTTGATATGCCTTATTTACATTATCTTGGTATGAATCCAAATAGTCATTTTGGGGGACATGCGGTTGTTTTATATGGATATGATGACGAAACAAGAGAATTTTGGGTTAGTGATAGAGATAATCATGATTTTCCTATTAGAGTTCCTACAGGTAAGATCAATCAAGACTATCATCTTGTTCATTATGATGAGTTAGAAAGAGCACGTTGTAGTTCACATAGACCTTTTCCAGCTTCATACAAGTATTTGATGTTTGATTTTCATGATTATCAAAAGATTGATAAATTAACAATAAAAGAAGCCATTTTGGAAACTTGTGAAACTATGTTAAATCCACCAGCACAGTTATTAGGCATCAATGGAATTTGGAAATTTTCTAAAGAGATTCTTAAATGGAAACAGTTTAGTGATTATAAGCTACGTACAGCAGGAGTAACGAATTATTTTCAAATTTCTCATGATGGGGGAACTGGAGGAGGTATTTTTCGCCAACTCTATGGTGAATTTCTAATTGAGGCTTCATTAATAGTGAATGCTGACATATTAAATAGTATAGGCCAACAATTTATAGATGTTTCACATCAGTGGGATTTGCTTGCTGATGATTTGTGGCAGTTATCTTTAGATGGTGATGTAAGACTCTTAAAAAAGATGTCCCAATCAATCCAAGATATTTATATGATTGAAAAGAATCTTTATATAAGACTCCAAAAAACGGTTCATAATCTTTAA
- a CDS encoding MerR family transcriptional regulator gives MYKINQFSKISGLTVKALRYYDQEGILQPAFRNEENQYRYYNDDNLKKAQLIKYLRSLDFSIMEIKDVVENVHSHDDLMYILNEKIKIIETNISKEKEFIKRMNTQLSTFHNKTCCNHYQIDTVTIDEILVASIHFRGQYTELDKYVPQLYKAVKNNKNGYHFNCYFDEECVESADIELCVPIKKEIDNKAIRCKILPQVKALRTTHYGSYETLYLAYQAMFEYVNTHHIETFTPSREIYIKGPGTIFKGNPDNYVTEILLPLETTKE, from the coding sequence ATGTACAAAATTAATCAGTTTTCTAAAATTTCTGGATTAACTGTAAAAGCATTACGATATTATGATCAAGAAGGGATTCTTCAACCAGCTTTTAGAAATGAAGAGAATCAATATCGTTATTATAATGATGATAATCTTAAAAAAGCACAATTGATAAAATACTTAAGATCTTTAGATTTTTCAATAATGGAAATTAAGGATGTAGTTGAAAATGTTCACAGTCATGATGATCTTATGTATATATTAAATGAAAAAATTAAAATTATAGAAACAAATATTTCTAAAGAAAAAGAATTTATAAAAAGAATGAACACACAATTATCAACCTTTCATAACAAAACATGTTGCAATCATTATCAAATTGATACTGTGACAATAGATGAAATACTGGTTGCCTCTATTCACTTTAGAGGTCAATATACAGAACTTGATAAATATGTTCCACAACTTTATAAAGCAGTTAAAAATAACAAAAATGGGTATCATTTTAATTGTTATTTTGATGAAGAGTGTGTCGAAAGTGCTGATATAGAATTATGTGTACCTATAAAAAAAGAGATTGATAATAAGGCCATTCGTTGTAAGATATTACCTCAAGTGAAAGCTTTACGAACTACACACTATGGAAGTTATGAGACTTTATATTTGGCATATCAGGCAATGTTTGAGTATGTGAATACACATCATATAGAAACATTCACACCATCAAGAGAAATCTATATAAAGGGACCAGGTACAATCTTCAAGGGGAATCCTGATAATTATGTAACTGAAATTCTTTTACCTTTAGAAACAACAAAGGAGTAA
- a CDS encoding uracil-DNA glycosylase, protein MNIKKELEKINDTSKHFQFNDIDVDPLSIKAIMINEVVPADPYQDFYGQYDADYLKTTIPLFQKAGYNVSSIKDILDLGVYITNAVKIPKTEYTIPREVIEANLLFLEKEIALFPNVRVIMLMGDVSKKAFNMITKKITKKNVIPAMSTYKLRDSEFYFNDVRIIPSYIMTGANILIEKSKFQMASEDIQTMMKIIY, encoded by the coding sequence GTGAATATAAAAAAAGAACTAGAGAAAATCAATGATACCTCAAAACATTTTCAATTTAATGATATTGATGTTGATCCTCTATCAATAAAAGCAATCATGATTAATGAAGTTGTACCAGCAGATCCATATCAGGATTTTTATGGACAATATGATGCAGATTATCTCAAAACAACAATACCACTTTTTCAAAAAGCTGGGTATAATGTATCTTCAATTAAGGACATACTTGATTTAGGGGTTTATATCACAAATGCTGTAAAGATACCAAAAACAGAATACACCATTCCAAGAGAAGTTATTGAAGCTAATCTGCTATTTTTAGAAAAAGAAATTGCTTTATTTCCAAATGTAAGGGTAATTATGCTGATGGGAGATGTCTCTAAAAAAGCTTTTAATATGATTACAAAGAAAATAACAAAGAAAAATGTTATTCCAGCTATGTCTACATACAAACTTAGAGATAGTGAATTCTATTTTAATGATGTAAGAATCATTCCTTCATATATTATGACAGGGGCTAATATACTGATTGAAAAATCAAAATTCCAAATGGCTTCTGAGGATATTCAAACAATGATGAAAATTATTTATTAA
- a CDS encoding SRPBCC family protein yields MVMTNIKATFACDIKTVWKIITSLEDYAWRSDISKIEIVKPHQQFIEYTKDLYPTIFTITVFEPYQRYEFKMENSRMIGYWTGLFNHKDGFTTINFTEDVTPKKTYMKPFVKGYLKKQQQTYIHDLKKVLETL; encoded by the coding sequence ATGGTCATGACAAATATTAAAGCAACATTTGCATGTGATATCAAAACAGTATGGAAAATAATCACTTCACTTGAAGATTATGCCTGGCGAAGTGATATTTCAAAGATTGAAATTGTAAAACCACATCAACAATTTATTGAATATACAAAGGATCTTTATCCAACGATATTTACAATTACAGTATTTGAACCTTATCAACGTTATGAATTTAAAATGGAAAATAGTCGTATGATAGGTTATTGGACTGGTTTATTCAATCATAAGGATGGTTTCACAACAATTAATTTTACTGAAGATGTTACTCCAAAAAAGACTTATATGAAGCCATTTGTGAAAGGCTATCTCAAAAAGCAACAACAAACATATATTCATGATTTAAAGAAGGTATTAGAGACTCTATGA